A region of the Methanobrevibacter ruminantium M1 genome:
TTGTGAAATCGGCAAGCATATGGATGCATTGAAGTATCTATACAGGTCCAACCAGCTCCATGAGTGCCGTGATACAGGACTTCAGATAGCCCGTAACTATTATATACTGAAGGATTATGAGATGGCATATAAGATTCTAAAGGGGGTTGCTGTTAAGGAGGGTCTATTGGACTATGATGATTCTCTCTCGGACGATGAGCTATTGAATGATAATTCTCTTCTCCTATTGGATGAAGATGGTTTAGAAGATGATTCTTTACTCCTATCCGATAATGAGACTTTAAATGATGATTCTTTACTTTTATCCGAGGATAAGACTTTAAATAATGATTCCTTATTCTTAAGAGAAGATAAGACATTAGAACAAATAATGGATAAGTACTGCAAGGGGGCACCTGAAGAGAAAGCTGATGAAAAGACTTGCAATGAAGAAGAAAAAGAAACAGAAGTCCTAAGCGATATACAGATTCTTGACCAGATGCTGCTTGAGCTTGATATTGATGAAAGCCATTATACCCAAGTGGAAGAAGAGCCAAGCTATTTCAAGGAAACTGATGAGGATTCAATCGACGGCGACGAGGATATTGACATAGTGGATGCAAACATACTGAGAATGATGTCTGAGGTCTGTCTCTACCTTAAAAGATATGATGAGTGCATCATGATAGCAAACAGACTCTTAAGCGTCTCAGACCGATATGACGAGATTGTGAATGTGATAAGCGCATACTACCTTGAGATGGAAGACGAGTGGAAGGCTGATGAATGGTACCTTCTCCTTCCTATAGAGCTTGCATTCAATAAGCCATTTGTCTATACCATTGCCCGCAACCTCTCTCTCATCGGTGAGAGCGACCGTGCCCTGAAAATCTATAGCACCATAGAGAAGCTGATTGACGAAAGCCCATATCTCCTATATGAAAGGGCCGGCCTCTATAAGAGGATAGGGGAGAAGGAGCTTGCCATGAAGGACCTTGATAAGTATAATGAAATTGCCCTGAAATATCTATATGAGAATGGGGAACCGGAAGTTAAGTATGAGGATCTGGAATAGGTGAAAAAAGATTTCTATTTTTATTAGAATTATTTTCCAAAATGGATTATAATTCTTATTTTTATTTTTTAATAAATGTTCATTATCTAATATATGATTTATTGGATGATTGAATTTCATTTGATTAACTAAACTATTTTTATTAATTATAACTATTTTTATCACTTTTGCTTTTGGTAAACTATATGACATATATAGTAAACCAAAAGGAGAACGGAGATAACTTCTTTTTTTCTGTAAACTATTTATTAACATATGTAAATCATATAAATAATTCAACAATCTTTAAATAGTAAAAGAACATAAAAATAAGAGTTAAAGTGGTGTTACTATGATTAAATCAAAGTAAAAATGCATCGCTTAGGAGGTGAAACATGAAAGTTGAAATAATGATTATAGGGATCTTGCTGCTTTCAAACTTCCTATATCATCATGAGGATGGAAATCCTATTGTGCAGTATGTAGCATATATTGCCTCATTGCTTGTCATAATTTTAGGGTTCTTTTAAATAGAACCTTTTTTTATTTTTTTTAAAATTTTACCCTCCTAAAACAAAGAATAAGCTTTTAAAATTAAATAAATCTAAAAAAAATAAAAATAGAAATTAAAAAATAAAAAATAAAAATTTGATTAAAAAAAAGAAAAGAAAAATAGTAGAAATCAGGCATTATTAATATCCAACTTTAAGTCGAACTTTGCAAACCTGGTCTCTTCCAGGAACTTGTTCATGTCCTTATCAAGCTTTTTGGCCAATCCTATCACAAGCTCTAAAAACTTGTCAAAGTCTTCCTTGGACTGTGAGTCCAATCCGTGGGCCAAAATGGAATTGTTCCTCTTGAATGTAAGGTCCTTTATCTTAGACTCATTCTCCATAAAGTACTTGCCTAGCTCATCATCCAGCTCATTTAAAAGATGATAGTCCTTTATAAGTCCTATCCTAATCTTACCGTCTTCCCTCATATTCTCAAGCTCATCTATAAACTCTTGCCTTAATCCCTTTTCCTTGAGAAGATCTATATCAATATCAGAACTCATGAGATTGTATTTCTCAAGCCTTATCTGTGCAATGAGCTCAAATGACCTGTATAGCCTTGCAATTGCGTCGTCAAACTTATATTCCTCAGCTCTCCTTATTGCATTGTTTATGATGCATGCAAGTATATAGCAGTTCTTAAGGTTCTGGGACTTTGAGTTTACTATTATTCCCAAGGCATTAAGGTTCTTCTTAAGCTCGTTTTTTATCTCTGCAAACTCCATATAGTTAAGGTCTATGCTCTTTAGATGCTCATATGCATGGGAGAAGTCCATGGTGTCCCATGCAAAGTATCCCTTACAGAGGTCCACTAGGGAGTCCTTGTGGATGTTCATGTCAACTATATAGTTCAATACGTCAAGGCATGGCTGGAATCTGTTTGTGTTGAAGTTGTACCTTATCCTCATTATGGCCCTCTTGTCATATATCTTATAGAGGTTCTGGTAGTTTATTATCTCTGTTCCTGCTGATACCTCTCCCTTGGAGCGGTCCCCTCCGACAGAGATAAGGTCACGGCTGTAGAGCATTCCGCAGCATGCCATTGCAGCTGACATGGTCTTTGTCCCTGAGGTATAGTCCATGATTATCTGGTATTTTTTCTCATTGAGATAGTCGTATTCCCATATCTTTGCTTCAAAGGACTCAAAGCAGTAGTTGAAGTCGTCAATGTTGTTAAGTTCAACTATCTCATAATCCTCCCCCTCATTGAACTCGTCGCCGTCAAGCTCAAATAGCGCGTCTATGTATTTTATTGTGTGCTTGGATACGTTAGATGCAAAGAAGATTACATAGTTTGGATATATCTTGTTTAAGGTTGAGTAGAGCTTCTTGGCCAGCTTCTTGTATCCCGCCTCGTTGGAGTCTGGATTGATCCCGGTTCCAACGGTCATGAATAGTACTACTTCTTTTCTTTTCATTTTAATCACTTTAATTTTAGAAAATAATTGTTAGTTATTCTTTTAGGGCTAAGCATTAATTATCTAATCTTGATCTGTTTAAATTTTAATGTCTATTTTAATTTATAAATGCTTTAAATAAGTCATTCTCTTCATTAAGACTGATTGTCAGTTAAATCTCTATCGAATCCAGATGAAATGCTTTTTATGATTAACCCTTTGCTTATTTATATATGCTTATAGTTTGTATTAGAAAATATATATAAATATCTAAATGATGTTGGGTAATACTGAATGTTTTTTAAAAAAAGTATCTAAAACACATTAGTCAATAAATTAAGTTTTAGAAAATGATTTAAAATATAAAAACAGAAATTATACTAAGGAGGTAAGATATGTATAAAATAATTAATGAAGACGGCAGTTTAGTTAGAGGATATCCTTCAGATGCATTATATGATCTTTTAACTGATAAAGAAAAGGAACATATCCAATTATTCAAAAATGAAATTGAAAAGATAACAGAAAAAGAAGGGCTTGGAAAAATAACTGTTTCAGTAAGTTATGATGAACCTATAATTGAAAAAGCATTCCAAATACAAGATAAAAATGGATATAGCTTTGATGAGTTTCAAGAGATATTGGATAAAATTAGATTGCATATGGCAGATTTCTGTAAGAATAACAAAGAGTTATGCGAATTTAAAAAATTCTCTTATATTATTTCTGCTTAATCTCTTCTTAAAAAAAAAATTTTGTCTAAAAGTAGACAATGAAAAATTAGTGTTAAAAAAGTATGAAAAAATAGTTTTAGCAATAAAAACTATTTTCTAAATCTTCTTTTGTTTTCTTTTTTGGGCTGAACAATTCATTAAATAATTCAGAGATGTCTTCAACAGGATCGATTCCCATGCTGAAGCATGCCCCCTTATAAAGATCTTCGATTTTCTCATCAGAGATCTTCTCACCCTTTTCAGAAAGCATATATCCTAAGAAATATGCTGCCATAAGAGGTGTCACATTGATTCTAGAGCCCTTTACATTATTATTTTTTGCTAAATCCTTATCACTAACCATCATATTATCACCGAGTACACAATGTATAGACACAATCATTTATAAACCTTTGTTTTTTATAAACTATTTCTAATAAATAGTAAACCAAGCTTCCACTTAAAAAATTTCTAATAAATAGTAAACCAAGCTTCCACTTAAAAAATTTCTAATAAATAGTAAACCATGCTTCCACTTAAAAAATTTCTAATAAATAGTAAACCAAATTCTACTTTATAAAGCATTAATAAATAGTAAAATGATTGTCTAATAAACTTTTTCTAATATTGTATATAGGCAATAATTATTTTTCAAAGAAATATTTCTAATAATGGTCCTTAAAATTGATTATTTAACTTATATTTAAGTCTCATACTCATCATCAGAGCGCAGTCCAACTAATGATGCAACAACAGCAATCACACACAATACTGCAGAGATAATGCAAGACAATCTAGAGCTTTCCATAAGCAATGGATAATATTCAGGCACAATTGCCACATTTCCCATGATGTATGCAAATATCACAGTAAGCATTCCAAGGCTTAGTGTCTGTCCAATCACCCTAACTGCTGCAAGGGATGCTGAAGCGGAAGAAGTCTCTTCCTTTGGAACAGAGCTCATGATCGCATTTGTATTAGGTGAAGAGAACAATCCATATCCTATTCCCTGGAGAAACATTGCGAGTAGAATCATATATAATGGGGTTGATTCGTTTAGGAAGCATAGGATTGTTAGTGCCACTGTTACAAAACCCATGCCTATTGCTGCAAGCTTTTGAGGATCTATCCTATCTGATAGCCTGCCTGATAGGGGTGCTAGAATTGCCATCATGACAGGTGTTACTATTAATAACATGCCTGAAAATTTAGAGTCAAAGCCCATAATATACTGAAAATGATAAGTTAAGATGTATGTGATTACAAAAGTTGCAGTATAACTAATCAAGGATGCAATATTTGAAGAGGAGAACCTAGAATTCTTAAAGAGTCTCACATCAAAGACAGGATTATTGACCCTAAGTTCAAAATAAGCAAAGGCAATTAATAATAGTAAACCAATTATCAATAGAACTATGCCAAGCCATGTGTTTACTATGGTGAATCCATAGATTACTAGAAGAATACCTATTGAAAATATGATAGATCCAGTTATGTCTATTGGACCGTCATACATTGTCCATTCATCCTTGAGTGACCATGACAGGTAGGCTGAGAATATTAGTGGGATTAGCATTATATAGAATATGCTCTGCCAGCCAAGGTGGTAGATGACAAGGCCTCCGATTACAGGGGCTGATGAGAGTCCTATATAGACTCCAGCAATGTTCAGTCCCAATGCCTGTCCCCGGGTTTCTGGGTTAACTGCTGAAACGATTAATGCCATTGAAGCGACATTGATTAAAGCGGTTCCGATTCCTTGGATTACCCTTGATAGAAGTAGAAGTTCACTGTTGATTGAAAAGCAGGCTATGATTACTCCTATTATTGTAAGGATTATTCCTGCAAGCAATGACTTGTTTAGGCCATGCTTGCTTGTAAGCTTTCCTAAAGGGATGGAAAGCATGGCAATTGGAAGAAGGTAGATTGTGGCTACCCAATTTTGAATGATATTGCTCATTGCAAGCTCCCTTGCTATTAAGGGCAAAGCTACAGAGATGTTTGCAAGGAATGCAGTGACAAAGGATACAACTGCAGCAAGGAGTATGACTGATTTTTCCATACCTATTCTATCAACGATATTTGACATGATTGCACCTAAATGGATCATTATTTATCTAGAATCAAAATAAGTTAAGGTGATTAATTCACCTTAGAATAATTAATATATTGTTTAAATAGATATTTAAAATTTTATAAATTGCTTTATGGTGTAATAATTAAAATAAGAGTTAAATAAAGGAATATAAATCGGGTTAATTCTGAAATTGGATTAAGGATAAAAAGAGTTTAAGAAAATGAATCTGAATTGGGTTAAGTGTTAAATCGGATTAAGGATAAAAAGAGTTTAAAAAAATAAAAAAAAAACAAAAAGAAGGGTGGCAAAAAAGATAGGGTAAGATATAATTAAAATAATTGCTAATTTTTAGATAATGTTTTGTGTAAAGATTATATTTTTAAAATTTTGTGTTTGTTAAATAAATTGATTGTAGTGATTTTAGATTCAAATAAACTTTTCATTAGTAATTATTATAAAAATATCTTAAATATAGGGGGGAAATAGTAACTTACTAAAAAACCCGAATAATAACACTTTCAGCTATTTTTAAATTTTAATTGATTTTTATAGGTAACACAGCGATATAGTGAAAATCTAAAAATAATAATTATTTGCTAAAAAGTATTATTATCTACTTAACTATAAGGAGTAATAATTATATAAAGTTTTTCTTATTACAAATAATGAAAAATTAGGAAAAAAAGTAATATTGCTTATAAAAGGTAATAAAATAATTAGATAAAAAATAAAAAAGTAATAAAAATTTAATTTGAAAAAGTAATACTCAGCATATGAGAAAATTGGAATTTGAGATTAGTAAAAAAATTATTAATTTTCAACACAAATGACAGTAATGTGGGTCAAGCATAGCCAAAATAAAAAATTTTGGTCCAGCTTTTGCGGCCCGGAGGGCCGTAAAAGGTGGAGCTAGAAGGCACCTCCACCTCCACCACCGGAGCCTCCTCCTATTCCTCCTACAGAGCTGTTGTCTGCAGCAGATATGGTAGAGGATGCTGTGTTGAATGAATCATTGATAAACCTATGACCTCCTAAGTAATAGAACATGTAGAGATCATTTGTTCTGTAATAATCATCGCTTCCGCTATAGACTTCCATCTTCATGGCCTTATATACCTCATCTGCCACACCTAATGCTGTAGCATAGACAAGATACTTGTTCCAAATTACAATGGACTCTGGCGGATGCTCCTTTATCAATGAATAATCCTGAAGGTATTTCTTAAACTTCATCCATTTTTCCTCATAGAGCTTTCCTTCGTCTGTGTATTTTCCTGCAATTCCAGATGGAAGCATAAGGCAAACGACACCTACAATGACTAAAAGGACTCCTACGAATATTGTTGAGCCGGTGACTGCAAAGTCGAAGAATATTGATGCTACGAAAGCGATTATTCCAAGAATTATGAGAAGGAATGCGAAGTAATTAAGATAGTCGTTTCCTTTCTTGTCAAAGAGGCGGCTGAAGCTGTCCTCTGAGAAGTATTCATTTTCAAAGTTTTCCTTCCAGCTTTCAAACCTGCCTTGGAAGTATCTGGCTTCAGATTCTCCCCTAAGGCAGTCCTGCATATAGCTTAGGCTTATATTTCCGTTTAGCTCATATCTCTTTAGGATGTTAATGACATCAGCTTCAAATCTCTTGAGGCCTGATGTGTCCTTTATGGTAAGGAAGGTTGTCTTTGTAAATTCAGTGTCTTCCTC
Encoded here:
- a CDS encoding tetratricopeptide repeat protein — its product is MSSQLEELKKEFQIAEYNLDFDRLHTLCDKILEHDPNLIEYKQYIAISYFLSEDYENCIKEYSIYLDRREKDADDAYILAMSHLHLNNESEAMSIIEGFDEIDSLELKLKAYHDIKHYYKAIKAGNELLDIDSSNDEALQTMSEIYDELNNTEMSLFYEWELCKLKPAFKGFHLMRLYELGRYEEVIEIFERNPDDFKCDLLHYPFNFLIGSSYCEIGKHMDALKYLYRSNQLHECRDTGLQIARNYYILKDYEMAYKILKGVAVKEGLLDYDDSLSDDELLNDNSLLLLDEDGLEDDSLLLSDNETLNDDSLLLSEDKTLNNDSLFLREDKTLEQIMDKYCKGAPEEKADEKTCNEEEKETEVLSDIQILDQMLLELDIDESHYTQVEEEPSYFKETDEDSIDGDEDIDIVDANILRMMSEVCLYLKRYDECIMIANRLLSVSDRYDEIVNVISAYYLEMEDEWKADEWYLLLPIELAFNKPFVYTIARNLSLIGESDRALKIYSTIEKLIDESPYLLYERAGLYKRIGEKELAMKDLDKYNEIALKYLYENGEPEVKYEDLE
- a CDS encoding TIGR02710 family CRISPR-associated CARF protein, whose product is MKRKEVVLFMTVGTGINPDSNEAGYKKLAKKLYSTLNKIYPNYVIFFASNVSKHTIKYIDALFELDGDEFNEGEDYEIVELNNIDDFNYCFESFEAKIWEYDYLNEKKYQIIMDYTSGTKTMSAAMACCGMLYSRDLISVGGDRSKGEVSAGTEIINYQNLYKIYDKRAIMRIRYNFNTNRFQPCLDVLNYIVDMNIHKDSLVDLCKGYFAWDTMDFSHAYEHLKSIDLNYMEFAEIKNELKKNLNALGIIVNSKSQNLKNCYILACIINNAIRRAEEYKFDDAIARLYRSFELIAQIRLEKYNLMSSDIDIDLLKEKGLRQEFIDELENMREDGKIRIGLIKDYHLLNELDDELGKYFMENESKIKDLTFKRNNSILAHGLDSQSKEDFDKFLELVIGLAKKLDKDMNKFLEETRFAKFDLKLDINNA
- a CDS encoding MFS transporter translates to MSNIVDRIGMEKSVILLAAVVSFVTAFLANISVALPLIARELAMSNIIQNWVATIYLLPIAMLSIPLGKLTSKHGLNKSLLAGIILTIIGVIIACFSINSELLLLSRVIQGIGTALINVASMALIVSAVNPETRGQALGLNIAGVYIGLSSAPVIGGLVIYHLGWQSIFYIMLIPLIFSAYLSWSLKDEWTMYDGPIDITGSIIFSIGILLVIYGFTIVNTWLGIVLLIIGLLLLIAFAYFELRVNNPVFDVRLFKNSRFSSSNIASLISYTATFVITYILTYHFQYIMGFDSKFSGMLLIVTPVMMAILAPLSGRLSDRIDPQKLAAIGMGFVTVALTILCFLNESTPLYMILLAMFLQGIGYGLFSSPNTNAIMSSVPKEETSSASASLAAVRVIGQTLSLGMLTVIFAYIMGNVAIVPEYYPLLMESSRLSCIISAVLCVIAVVASLVGLRSDDEYET